The nucleotide sequence AGTATATTTTTTAACAGAGGTGGTTTTATGAAAGAAAATGGAATAAAAAATAATGATATTTCAAACAGAAAAAAATGGAATATAAAGCCATGGTCTGCAAGTTCATCAGTAATATTGTCTGATGGCAGTACTAAACCATATGATTATAGTATAGATTTTATTGAACATATTGCCTGTCCTCTTTCTGAATACGTGAGCAATGGATTACAGAAAGCAGTTTGGAAACCCGAGTATAATACGTATATAAAAAATAATAATATAAAGTGAATAGTGGATAAATAGAACTAATTATAATATATATATTATTAGTGTTTATTGCAAAAAAATAAGTTGAAATTATAAAATGAGTATATTATATAAAATAGATATATCAATTTCTAAAAATTGCAGTAAAATTTAGTTACAAAATATATAATTTGAGCAATACGTTTCCTTTTGAAATGTTGAGAATTTTGATAAAATATCCTATATTTTGTCAGTTTAATAATAAAAGACAAAGAAGGATATTTAAAATAGGTATTACATATAGTTTTTTGGGAGTGATATATTTGCATAGGGAAGCATACAGACGTAATATTAGAATCGGAAGACAAAATTATGGTCAAGTTTTTTGTACGCAATGCGGCGAACGTTTAGGACGAATAATATTGAGAGATTATAAATATTTGTTTTTAGTTTATTTATGTAAATGCGGAGCTGAGGTTGTTTATAGGACAGAAGAAGGCAATCCTGATACAACAGAAAATTATTATATAGATATTATAAATGGAGTGGCTGTTTGCAGACGGTGTAAAAAGGAGCTGTTTTACATAGATAGAAATAAAGTAGTAAATTATGCGTTTCATATTATTTGCAGCTGTGGAAAACAATATAATAATAGATTGCCCGAAAGAAGCAGACAACTAAGGATAAAAGAAGGATAAAGATTTATATAAGATTTATTATATAATACAATTAGGCGGTCCTAATGGCGAACTTGCTGCGTCGCTCAGATATTTATCACAGCGTTTTGCTATGCCAAACGGTATGACAAAGGCTTTGCTTACGGATATTGGAACCGAGGAATACGTCCCGCCACGTTGGAGATACTTGCAACTAACGAGTATGCAGGTTTTTTAAGCCTGCCTTATTTTGGCAGGCTTAATATTTGTGTGTTCGGTAATTTGGGATATATTGTTATTTCAAATTTATCCGGTGTTTTTTTTGTGCCTCGTTTTTCTTTTGTGTATACAACTTTTTCAACTACCTCTTTTAACATCTGATTCTTTATTTCAGGGTCACTAATCTCATAATATGTATCCAGTATATTTTTTAACTTTGGTATAAAATCTTTATTTATTGCTGTCTGTTTTTTGCTTTTTGACAGCTCGTTTTTTATGTTATCCTCATTTTCTTTTAGTTCAGACATTTTATCCGAAATTTTTTTTGAGCGTTCAATAAATATTTCAGTTGTATATACACCCTGTTCTAAAAAATCATATAGTGAATCCATTTGCTTATTAAGAGTTATGATTTCATCTTGTATCGCATTTAAATTGTTAAGCATTAGTTTTTCATAACTGCTATTTTGAATAGTGTTACATGGTTTTATGTTCAATGTATATTTGTTTAACCAATTATATAGGGCTTCAATTATTCTGTCCTCCACATAGTGGAGAGCTGTTCCAACAGTTTGGCAGCCTAAGGTCGTACACAATAAACTTGTTGGAGTGTTATTGCTATAAGGTCTTGCTATCATTTTATGATTGCACTTTGAACATACTACTAGTCCGGCAAGAGGATTTGTTATTTTTCTATTTTCACCTATAGGTTTGGCGGGATTTTTACTCATATAATACTGAGCTGTGTTGAACACATCTTCTGTTATTATTGCCGGATGTTTTCCGTCCTCAAGTATGAAATCTTTTGCTCTAGGTCTCATAGTTATTTTTTTCCCGTTTACTATTTTTTTAATGGCCTTTCTGTTACCCCATCTTGTTTTACCAATGTAAACAGGGTTTTTAAGTATATCTTTTATAGTTGCAATAGACCATGTTTTTGATTTTCGTGGATTTATACCCATTTGTGATAATTTCTTTGCTATTTTTGATATTCCTATCCGTTCACACACTCCTATATCATTTGGTATACCATTTGTATACATTTCATATATAAGCTTTACAGTTTCTGCCTCATCTTTATTAATCTCTAGCGTGTATCCTTTTCCGTCCTGATTTGGCACCCTTTTATAACCGTAGGGCGGCACTGAACCAAGGTAGTTTCCTTCTTTAACTGACGCTTCTCTTCCACGCTGCAGACGGCGATTAATAACTTTATACTCACGTCTTGACATGAACAACCCAAATTCAAAATATTCCTCATCATATTCGTCATTTGGATTATAGGTTTTTATAGGGGTGATAATTTTGGTGTCGCTGTATTTAAAAGTTTGGCTTATAATACCTTGGTCAATTGTATCACCTCTTGCTAATCTTTCAACTTCCATAACAAGCACGCCGGACCATATGCCTGATTCGACGTCTGCTAAGAGTTCCTGCACAACCGGCCGTGAAGCTATTGTATCGCCAGACACAACTTCACGGTATATTTTGGTTATATTTAAATTCATTTGTTTGCTTAGCGTGAGAAGTGTTTTTTCGTGTCTCGCTAATGTTTCTTCCATACTTACATTAGGATTATTTTCATCCGAGCGCGATTTTCTTAAATATATACAGTATTCACCATTCATATATTTATTTCAATACACCCCCACCAGGGTGCGTCTCCTTTCAATATTCTTTTCAATACACGCACCCGTATAGGGGGCGACAGCAAAAATATATAATAGTTATATACTTTTATTCTTATAATTGTTATATTGTAACATAATATTTAAATCTTTAATATAAAATGTGTTTATAAGAATGTCTCTTATTATATATTTTAATAGTTATCAGGTTTACAATCTTCACACGCCTCATAGCCAGCTTGTATGGCTTCATTGATTGTCATATGTATTAGGTTAGGTTTGTCTTTTATATGTTTACAGTTTGGCGTGTGAAACTTTTGACCTGATTTTGTAACTACTACGTCAATGTCCATTATTTGAGGTTCAGATGTCGGCGTCGCTTCTTGTATTACTTGTGTTTGTTCTATATTTTCTTGACTTTTATAGTTAACTGTTATTGTAGCAGTTACTAGTATTAACGCTGTTATTATTGCCACAACAATATATCTGATTTTTATATTTTTTTCTTTTATTTCGTTAAATTGATTACATAGTTTTGCTTCATAATCTGTATGTTTTTTGTGATTACGAACTTCATCAGCTACCAGACGGCTGCGTTTATCGTCTAGTAACGTCGCTGCTGATATAAGCTGAGGCGTATTTATACGCTTTTGTGACAAAATACAAGTAGGCGCAAGAAATTCAAGTGCGAATTCGTTTGCTTCGTCTTCCTGACCTTCGTCAATTAATCCGGCGGGTGTATATCCTAATACACTACAGTCAGACATATGACCTAACACTATATGACCCAGTTCATGAGCCAGCAATAATCGTCTATCGTTAGCGGACAA is from Monoglobus pectinilyticus and encodes:
- a CDS encoding ImmA/IrrE family metallo-endopeptidase, with the protein product MLSRYKAIISLLENGVTQLPITSIQVKNIIKKYGWDIVEYSLESNIHIKLLDKYNVLSIAERSKAFTVKSIDEQLVFIRAGLSANDRRLLLAHELGHIVLGHMSDCSVLGYTPAGLIDEGQEDEANEFALEFLAPTCILSQKRINTPQLISAATLLDDKRSRLVADEVRNHKKHTDYEAKLCNQFNEIKEKNIKIRYIVVAIITALILVTATITVNYKSQENIEQTQVIQEATPTSEPQIMDIDVVVTKSGQKFHTPNCKHIKDKPNLIHMTINEAIQAGYEACEDCKPDNY
- a CDS encoding recombinase family protein, yielding MNGEYCIYLRKSRSDENNPNVSMEETLARHEKTLLTLSKQMNLNITKIYREVVSGDTIASRPVVQELLADVESGIWSGVLVMEVERLARGDTIDQGIISQTFKYSDTKIITPIKTYNPNDEYDEEYFEFGLFMSRREYKVINRRLQRGREASVKEGNYLGSVPPYGYKRVPNQDGKGYTLEINKDEAETVKLIYEMYTNGIPNDIGVCERIGISKIAKKLSQMGINPRKSKTWSIATIKDILKNPVYIGKTRWGNRKAIKKIVNGKKITMRPRAKDFILEDGKHPAIITEDVFNTAQYYMSKNPAKPIGENRKITNPLAGLVVCSKCNHKMIARPYSNNTPTSLLCTTLGCQTVGTALHYVEDRIIEALYNWLNKYTLNIKPCNTIQNSSYEKLMLNNLNAIQDEIITLNKQMDSLYDFLEQGVYTTEIFIERSKKISDKMSELKENEDNIKNELSKSKKQTAINKDFIPKLKNILDTYYEISDPEIKNQMLKEVVEKVVYTKEKRGTKKTPDKFEITIYPKLPNTQILSLPK